The Rhipicephalus sanguineus isolate Rsan-2018 chromosome 7, BIME_Rsan_1.4, whole genome shotgun sequence genome includes a window with the following:
- the LOC119399949 gene encoding COMM domain-containing protein 3 — translation MELAEAFVNGIAKAADPRKVSDADYAKLLDKVFKVVTADGDPGADGGDDESTADDAFKDGGAGLIALVLESARFNLDDSQFALRLEEYGLTGARADALIRKYAANRQLVRVELSRIGRRPPHVVGVDWSVDYRVKSNHLERIGEPVFHINLKTTSSESPVSFSCNMAQMQDLLHSLRDAAKCVENKAQGGGS, via the coding sequence ATGGAGCTCGCCGAAGCGTTCGTCAACGGCATCGCTAAAGCCGCCGATCCCCGCAAAGTGAGCGACGCGGATTACGCCAAACTCCTCGACAAAGTCTTCAAAGTGGTTACTGCCGACGGCGATCCTGGAGCAGATGGCGGCGACGACGAGTCGACAGCAGACGACGCCTTCAAAGATGGCGGCGCCGGCCTGATAGCGCTGGTGCTCGAAAGTGCTCGCTTCAACCTAGACGATTCGCAGTTCGCGTTGCGACTCGAAGAGTACGGATTGACGGGAGCCCGCGCGGACGCCCTCATCCGCAAGTACGCGGCCAACAGGCAGCTCGTGCGCGTCGAGTTGAGTCGAATCGGGCGCCGGCCGCCTCACGTCGTTGGAGTCGACTGGAGCGTCGACTATCGCGTCAAGAGCAACCACCTCGAGCGCATCGGTGAGCCCGTGTTTCACATCAACCTCAAGACGACTTCGTCGGAGAGTCCAGTCTCCTTCTCGTGCAACATGGCGCAGATGCAGGACCTCCTACACAGTCTTCGAGACGCGGCAAAGTGCGTTGAAAACAAGGCCCAGGGGGGCGGTTCTTGA
- the LOC119399950 gene encoding cyclic AMP-dependent transcription factor ATF-4, whose product MDANWDLDSLAELCCSKLIQDGGLYAFEDAGNLDWLDEKVDLSAWTQLDFPDDLTPVMLEASDFQAAVQPDQSSNCSTAPKAGGYWESQAASPYSPEFLSPPLSPTHSPPTPTAVVPNVDIFINFDGHHLHNGGASIPGRAEDIDAASSSLSPPSTPSHSGVPPASTVIEVPYTIASAPASPSYFAAYNISTGSPVAISETFVATCASPVPSVEEEILGNIKSEPSSPTSQVECPIECIVSVGSPVTSTCPSFPGVDNADLLSPVEPSSPESCVTAPSPGPELFAESLSPRASADHEDDGRVDDPMDADFTPEANGSDSESSLDSVAEEPPRKRKRVVKRRPRAKADVSNRKERKRLQNKDAATRYRQKKKQEVGKVEEELEKLTATNVSLQSEAQRITNEISYLKGLMRELFRAKGLIK is encoded by the exons ATGGACGCCAATTGGGACCTCGATTCGCTTGCGGAGCTTTGCTGCTCCAAGCTTATCCAAGATGGTGGGCTGTACGCATTTGAAGATGCAG GCAACCTAGACTGGCTGGACGAAAAGGTGGACTTGTCCGCCTGGACCCAGCTGGACTTCCCTGATGACCTGACCCCAGTGATGTTGGAGGCCAGTGACTTCCAGGCGGCCGTCCAACCTGATCAGTCCAGCAACTGCAGCACGGCCCCCAAAGCCGGCGGCTATTGGGAGAGCCAAGCTGCGTCCCCCTATTCTCCCGaattcctctcccctcccctttcgcCGACTCACTCTCCCCCGACGCCCACCGCAGTTGTCCCAAACGTCGACATCTTCATCAACTTCGATGGCCACCACCTTCACAACGGCGGAGCGAGCATTCCAGGCCGTGCCGAGGACATCGACGCAGCTTCGAGTTCCCTTTCACCTCCGTCGACCCCGTCGCACTCGGGCGTCCCGCCCGCGTCAACGGTCATAGAAGTTCCGTACACCATTGCATCGGCTCCGGCTTCGCCGTCTTACTTCGCAGCCTACAACATTTCTACCGGTTCCCCGGTCGCGATTTCGGAGACCTTCGTTGCGACTTGCGCATCCCCTGTCCCGTCGGTGGAAGAAGAGATACTCGGTAACATCAAATCTGAGCCATCATCGCCGACCAGTCAGGTTGAGTGTCCGATCGAGTGCATCGTATCCGTCGGCTCCCCGGTTACGAGCACTTGCCCGAGTTTCCCGGGCGTCGACAACGCCGACCTTCTTTCCCCAGTCGAGCCAAGCTCACCAGAAAGCTGCGTCACGGCGCCTTCACCTGGCCCCGAACTGTTCGCCGAGAGCCTCTCGCCACGTGCGAGTGCAGACCATGAAGACGATGGCCGTGTCGACGATCCCATGGACGCCGACTTCACACCCGAAGCCAACGGGTCCGATTCGGAGTCTTCGCTCGACTCCGTGGCCGAGGAGCCGCCTCGCAAGAGGAAGCGGGTGGTCAAGCGACGGCCCCGGGCGAAGGCGGATGTGAGCAACCGCAAAGAAAGGAAGCGCCTCCAGAACAAGGACGCCGCGACGCGGTACCGACAGAAAAAGAAGCAAGAGGTGGGCAAGGTCGAGGAAGAGCTCGAAAAGCTCACTGCAACGAATGTCAGCCTCCAGTCGGAGGCGCAACGCATCACCAATGAAATTTCTTATCTCAAGGGCCTGATGCGAGAGCTCTTCAGAGCAAAGGGGCTCATCAAGTAG
- the LOC119399951 gene encoding uncharacterized protein LOC119399951, translating into MNDTNAATSPAVSSPTGSNAAAPPYSTGHVVHLRPPPPFDFENPGSWPTWLLQFEDYSYATGLYAAEQQVQVRSMLYCMGPQARVVLASTPQGDAALLDLSLLKKAFGDHFVPPPNELYESARFHRRVQEPGESVDAFFTALRTMVKRCNYSSSSVEERLVRDRFIVGLQNQKLSDQLCRNPKLTLQEVLTYARQEEDAEKERQQRLRENAPPLDVDAASVRRQNETSATRQNNTCGFCGHASHARSDCPARRAICNYCRKCGSFEVVCQEKKSVVNNQQPKPSSSSIELSVVTEKHLNAKFTDVLVNGHCSRNLPEGATIKIPTTATVPETGRSDHTFVIVDGGDLCSKSDVPSHTADIDTAPSTSLLLYPPILGVPLECRAGSPVEETHTCVMEPDNIKSEPKSPCHLPNSRAVSPSECVDSVYPVGVAVSSADSRSSVPSTDDDDLDLPVTPSSPTGCDSTPSGMPVQSTSTVKTLPCENLCRDVGNTDSDNSQNVDMAPKANVSHLQHGQNSISEVVSSNTAGNDLRRAAAGFGKFSNRLHNKRCSNRMASLRYRARKIQDVQQAEDEIAMLTMTNASLRLEVRRIEDEIAYMKGVLRDTVVAKVPAQLHVIAQSKDK; encoded by the exons ATGAACGACACCAACGCTGCGACTTCACCCGCGGTGAGCTCGCCTACTGGGTCCAACGCAGCCGCTCCGCCATATTCGACAGGACATGTAGTACATCTGCGTCCACCGCCACCATTTGACTTCGAAAATCCCGGATCATGGCCAACGTGGCTTCTACAATTCGAAGACTACTCCTACGCCACGGGACTATACGCTGCGGAACAGCAAGTGCAGGTGCGTTCCATGCTTTACTGCATGGGCCCTCAAGCTAGAGTCGTGTTAGCGTCCACGCCACAGGGAGACGCCGCCCTTCTGGACTTGTCACTTTTAAAAAAGGCCTTCGGTGATCATTTCGTGCCTCCGCCGAATGAACTTTATGAGTCTGCGCGTTTCCATCGCCGCGTTCAAGAGCCCGGTGAGTCCGTCGATGCCTTCTTCACGGCTCTGCGCACAATGGTTAAACGCTGCAACTACAGCTCAAGTAGCGTCGAAGAAAGACTTGTTCGGGACCGCTTTATTGTCGGTTTGCAAAATCAGAAGCTCTCGGACCAGCTTTGCCGCAACCCGAAGTTAACGTTGCAAGAAGTGCTCACTTACGCTCGTCAAGAGGAAGATGCCGAAAAGGAACGCCAACAACGTCTGCGTGAAAACGCCCCTCCGCTGGACGTTGACGCCGCAAGCGTTCGTCGACAAAACGAAACATCAGCAACAAGGCAGAACAACACCTGCGGTTTTTGTGGTCACGCTTCACATGCACGTTCCGACTGCCCGGCTCGTCGCGCAATTTGCAATTACTGTCGCAAATGCGGGTCCTTCGAGGTTGTGTGTCAAGAGAAGAAAAGCGTGGTCAACAACCAGCAACCCAAGCCCTCTTCCAGTTCTATCGAACTCAGTGTTGTGACAGAAAAGCATTTGAACGCCAAGTTCACCGACGTGCTCGTTAACGGACACTGCAGTCGTAATCTTCCCGAAGGAGCAACGATAAAG ATACCGACCACTGCCACCGTGCCGGAGACGGGACGCTCAGACCACACCTTCGTCATAGTCGACGGCGGCGACCTTTGTAGCAAATCGGATGTCCCCAGCCATACTGCAGACATCGACACAGCTCCGAGCACAAGTCTCCTTCTGTATCCGCCAATCCTCGGCGTCCCGTTGGAGTGTCGTGCTGGGTCACCGGTTGAGGAGACGCACACCTGCGTGATGGAGCCTGACAATATAAAATCAGAACCAAAGTCTCCGTGCCATCTCCCAAACAGCCGGGCAGTCTCTCCATCGGAATGCGTTGATTCGGTCTATCCTGTCGGCGTGGCAGTTTCGAGTGCAGACTCTCGCTCAAGCGTACCAAGCACTGACGACGACGATCTTGATTTGCCAGTTACGCCGAGTAGTCCGACTGGATGCGACAGTACACCTTCGGGGATGCCAGTGCAAAGTACGTCTACCGTGAAAACTTTGCCATGCGAAAATCTGTGCCGAGACGTCGGGAACACCGACAGTGATAATTCGCAGAATGTTGACATGGCACCCAAGGCTAACGTGTCTCATTTGCAGCATGGACAAAATTCGATTTCCGAGGTCGTGTCTAGCAACACGGCAGGCAATGATCTGCGGCGTGCCGCTGCGGGCTTTGGCAAATTCAGCAACCGGCTTCACAATAAGCGTTGCAGCAACAGGATGGCGTCGTTGCGATACCGGGCAAGAAAGATACAAGATGTACAACAGGCCGAAGATGAGATTGCGATGCTTACCATGACGAACGCCAGCCTTCGGTTGGAGGTGCGGCGCATTGAGGATGAAATTGCTTACATGAAGGGCGTGTTGCGAGATACGGTTGTAGCGAAAGTGCCAGCGCAGCTGCATGTCATCGCACAATCAAAGGACAAGTGA